TCACCTTGTCGTCCTTGCGGATACGATACATTTTCATGACGGTCTCCTACAGCACTTCCGGGGCCAGCGAAATAATTTTCATAAAGTTCATGGCGCGCAGCTCACGGGCCACGGGGCCGAAGATGCGGGTGCCAAGCGGCTCGCCCTGGCTGGAAAGCAGCACAGCGGCATTGCCGTCGAACTTGATATAGCTGCCGTCCATGCGACGCACTTCTTTGGCGGTGCGCACGATAACAGCCTTCATCACGTCGCCCTTCTTCACTTTGCTATGTGGTATGGCTTCCTTAATGGAAACCACTACAATGTCGCCGACCGAGGCGTAGCGGCGGTGTGAACCGCCCAGCACCTTGATGCAGGCAACCTTTTTGGCGCCGGAATTGTCGGCGACCTGAAGCGTGGATTCTACCTGGATCATGGTCCTACCCTACACGGCTTTTTCAATGATGGAGACCAGATGCCAGCGCTTGTTGCGCGAAAGCGGACGGAACTCCACAATCTTGACCTTATCGCCCATACCGCATTCGTTCATGGGATCATGAGCCGTGAACTTCTTGCGGCGCCTCACATACTTCTTGAGCAGAGGGTGCTTGACCAGGGTCTCAACGCGCACGACAATGGTCTTGTCGTTCTTGTCGCTCACCACAATGCCGGTCAGCGTCCTGCCCTTACGATCTTCCAGAGCTTGCATTTTAGGCCCTCTGTTCCTTTTCGTTCAGTACAGTCTCGATGCGCGCCACATGCTTGCGCATGGCCTTCAGCTCGGAAGTCTTTTCAAGCTGCGCAGCGGCGTGCTTGAAGCGGGCGGACATCAGTTCCTGGCGCTGCTCGACCAGCTTGCCGCGCAGTTCTTCGACGCTCATGGCGCGAAGATCGGCGGCAGCGGGCCGGACGCTCTTTTCAATTTTTTTCTTGGCAGCCATTTAGATGCCCTCCCTCACCACGATGACGGTCTTGACGGGCAGCTTGTGCGCGGCGCGGGTGAGCGCTTCGCGGGCAAGGTCAAGGCTGACGCCCTTGATTTCATACAGCACGCGGCCGGGTTTCACCGGAGCGCACCAGCCCACCGGGGCGCCCTTACCGGAACCCTGACGGGTTTCAAGGGGCTTGGCGGTCACAGGGCGGTCGGGGAACACGCGGATCCAAACCTTACCACCGCGCTTGATGTGGCGCATCATGGCGATACGCGCAGCTTCAATCTGCTGGCTGGTAAGCTGTCCGTGCTGCACGGCCTTCAAACCAATGTCGCCAAAGGCAACGGTCGCACCGCGTGTGGCCAGGCCGCGGAGGCGGCCCTTCTGCCATTTGCGGAATTTTACTTTTTTAGGCGCAAGCATTACTGATCAACCTCTTTGTCAAGGATTTCACCCTTGTATATCCACACCTTGACGCCAATGATGCCGTAGGTGGTGCGCGCTTCAGCAAAACCGTAGTCAATGTCGGCGCGCAGGGTCTGCAAGGGCACCCGGCCATCGCGGTACCATTCGGTACGGGCGATTTCAGCACCGGCCAGACGGCCGGAACACGTCACCTTGATGCCTTCGCCGCCGAATTTACGCGCCATGGACACGGTGCGCTTCATGGCGCGGCGGAAAGCCACACGGCGCTCCAGCTGCTGTGCCACGTTTTCGGCCACAAGTTGGGCGTCCACTTCGGGACGGCGGATTTCATTTACTTCAAGCGAAAACTCACGGCCGAACTTCTGACGAAGGTCGTTGCGCAGCTTTTCGATTTCCACACCCTTGCGACCGATGACAATACCGGGGCGGGCAGTGGACAGGATAAGCCGTACCTTGCCGCCAGCACGTTCGATTTCAATCTTGGAAACGCCTGCATGATACAGGAGCTTTTTCACGAACGCGCGGATCTTGCTGTCTTCATAGACAAAGGCGGGGTAATCTTTCTTGCTGAACCAACGGGACAGCCAGTTCTTGTTATACCCAAGCCGGAACCCGAACGGATGTACTTTCTGACCCATAGCCTATTCCTGCCCTTCTGCGAGTATAACGGTGACGTGGCTCGTGCGCTTGTGAATCTTGGTCGCCCGGCCCTGGGCACGGGGCATGAAGCGCTTCCAGGTGGGGCCTTCGTTGACCACGACTTCCTTCACCACCATGGCGTCCACATCAACGCCGCCCAACTGAGAGGCATTCGCCAGCGCGCTTTTGAGCACACCGTAAATAACCCCAGCGGGCTTATTGGGCGTAAAGCGCAGAAGGTTCATTGCCTCCTCCACTCCAAGGCCCTGCACGTTTTTGGCGACAAGACGGGTCTTGCGCGGCGAAACGCGCTGGAATTTCGCAATAGCTTTAGATTCCATATCGCTACCCTACTTCCTGCCGGCCTTAGCCTTTTTGTCGGCGGCATGCCCATGGTAGGTACGGGTGGGCGAGAATTCGCCCAGCTTGTGACCAACCATGTTTTCGGTGACGAACACCGGCACGAACTTTTTGCCATTATGCACCGCAAAGGTCAGTCCCACCATTTCGGGCAGGATGGTCGAGCGGCGCGACCAGGTCTTGACCACGCGCCTATCGCTGTTGGCCACGGCGGTGTCGACCTTCTTCATCAAATGACCGTCAACAAACGGCCCTTTTTTCAATGATCTCGGCATGAGCTACTCCTACTTCTGGCCGCGGCGTTTAACAATAAGCCTTGAAGAGGCCTTCTTCTTGTCGCGGGTCTTGAAACCCTTGGCGGGCATGCCCCAGGGCGACACAGGATGACGGCCACCGGAGCTTCTGCCTTCGCCACCGCCCAGGGGATGGTCGATGGGGTTCATGGCCACGCCACGGACCTTGGGACGGCGACCGAGCCAGCGGTTACGGCCAGCCTTGCCCAGCGAGATGCTTTCATGGTGCACGTTGCCCACCTGGCCCACAGTGGCCACGCAGGCCACGAGAACCTTGCGGACTTCGCCGGAGGGCAGGCGCAGCAGAGCGTGCTTGCCTTCCTTGGCGACGAGCTGCGCGTAGGTGCCCGCGGCGCGGCAGAGCTGTCCGCCCTTGCCGGGGTACAGTTCGATGTTGTGGATGACGGTACCCACGGGGATGCGCTGCATGGGCAGGGCATTGCCGGGGATGATGTCGGCCACCACGCCGTTGCGCTCGTTGACGCCGGACATGACCACATCGCCCTGCTTCAGGCCCACGGGAGCCAGAATGTACCGCTTTTCGCCATCTGTGTAGTGCAGAAGGGCGATGCGGGCGGAGCGGTTGGGATCATACTCAATGTGAGCAACACGGGCTTCAATGCCGGTTTTATCGCGCTTGAAGTCAATGATGCGGTACAGACGCTTCACGCCACCGCCACGACGGCGGCTGGTGACTCGGCCCAAGTTATTGCGGCCGGCCTTCTTGGTCAGACCGACAGTAAGGGACTTCTCAGGGCGCGTCCGGGTGATTTCCTCAAAATCGGAAACCGTCTGGAAACGACGCCCAGCGGAAGTCGGTTTCAGCTTGCGGACAGCCATGCTTATACTCCCTCGAAGAACTCGATTTTATCGCCCTGGCGCAGCGTCACATACGCTTTTTTCCAGCCAGCCTTGCGACCAACCACACGGCCCTGGCGCTCCCTGTTCAGGGGCGCGCGGCGAACCACGTTGACCGCTTCCACTTTAACGTCAAAAGCCTTTTCCACAGCCTGCTTGATTTCAAGCTTGTTGGCCTGGGTGTGGACCATAAAGGCCACCTGCTGCGCTTCGTCCTTAATCAGGGTCGTCTTTTCGGTCAGCAGGGGCTTGAGCAGAACAGAAGTAATTTCCATAACTACGCTCCCTTCTTCGCGAAACGCGCCTGAACGGATTCCACAGCGCCTTCAAGCAGCACAAGCTGCTTGTGCTTCAGGATTTCAAGCACGCTCAGGCGGTCCACCGTGGTCAGCGTGAGACCGGGGATATTGCGAACCGACCGGGTCAGTTCAACGCTTTCCTCGTGCGCCACGATGAGGGCCTTGTTGAGGCCCAGGGTGTTGGCCACCTTGGCAAAATGTTTGGTTTTGGCCTCGGGCAGTTCAATGCCCTTGACCACCATCAGTGTTTCAGCGGCCAAGCGGCTGGACAGAGCCATCTTGAGGGCCAGGGCGCGAACCTTGCTGTTAACCTTGAAGCTGTAGTCGCGGGGGCTGGGTCCAAAAATGATGGCGCCGCCGCGCCAGATGGGCGAACGGTTGGAACCGGCGCGTGCGCGACCGGTGCCCTTCTGCTTCCAGGGCTTGACGCCGCCGCCGGAAACAAAGGCGCGGGTCTTGGCATTGTGCGTTCCAGCGCGTTTCGCCGCCATTTGGGCGCGCGCCACGAGATTGAGGATTTCGGGCCTCACCTCGATTTCGAACACATCGGAAGCCAGCGTAACTTCACCGCTTTCCTGCTTGTTCTGATCAAATACTTTCACGGTAGCCATTGCTGCTTCCTCTACTGCTTGCGGATCAGTACCAGCCCGTTCTTGGGGCCGGGCACGGAACCTTTGACCAGAATGACGTTGTCCTCAGGACGGACGTCAACAATGGTCAGGCCCATTTCCGTAACGGTTTCATTGCCCCAGTGGCCAGCCATCTTCCGGCCCTTGAACACGCGGCCGGGGAAGGTGTTGTTACCGATGGAGCCGTTGTTGCGGTGCACCTTTTCGCAGCCGTGCGTATCCTTGGAGCCAGCAAAGTTCCAGCGGCGCATACGGCCCTGGTACCCCTTACCAACGCTCTTGCCGGTCACCTTGACGGTGTCGCCGGCGGCGAACATTTCAACGGTAAGTTCCTGGCCGAGCTCCTGATCGGGAGCAGCCGAAAGGCGGATTTCACGCAGGTGGCGGAAGAGCCCTTTGCCAGCCTTGGCAAAATGACCCTGCATGGCCTTGCCCACGTGTTTTTCCTTAGCGGCGGTCAGCGCGATCTGCACGGCGTTGTAGCCGTCGCTGGACGCGGTCTTGACCTGGGTGACCGGGCAAGGTCCTGCCTCAATCACCGTAACGGGCACAGCGGCGCCGTTGCCGTCAAATATGCGGGTCATACCGAGTTTGCGACCCAAAATTCCCATTTTCTCAGCCATGACTGCCTCTCGCTAGAGCTTGATTTCCACGTCCACACCGGCGGGCAAGGAAAGCTTGCCCAGCGCGTCGACGGTCTGCTGGGTGGGTTCCAGAATATCCATAAGCCGCTTGTGAATACGCATCTCAAACTGCTCACGGGACTTCTTGTCCACATGCACGGAACGCTGCACGGTATACTTGTGAATGTTGGTGGGCAGAGGAATGGGCCCCGCCACACCGGCACCCGTATTGCGCGCCGTATCCACGATTTCCGCAACGGCTTTATCCAGAATGCGGTAATCGTAGGCTTTGAGCTTGATCCGAATGCGATCGCTGCTAACTGTCGTCATTGTTGCCTACTCCGTTTGCATAAACATCCCGCGTGCCGACCACCGGCTACGCAGGCTTCTTCACAGCATTCGCGGGCCATGAAGCATGGCCCGAAGGCCGACCTCACCCTGGAATGGGACGGAACGGAGCAACGTAAGGGGCTGCGCTAATGCGCGTATCATGCCTGAGATTCAGGATATTCGGAAGATTTTTGGACGCCTGAACGCGCCAGCATCATCCGCATGATACTCCCCGGCGTCGCCCAGGCCAGGCCACCAAGAAAGGTGGCAAGGCGGTCCCGCAGGGTCACCAAATGAGGGGAATTCTCCCCCCTACCTTACAGCCCCGGGTCACGCGCGCCTCCGGGGCAGCGGTGGGATCCGTCGATGGGCTGGAACGGCTCGACATTGTCCGGCATCTGGTAACGCCTGCACATGTCAAAACCTGTCGGATTCGCTTGGAACCCTTCCAGGTACAGCAGGGCAGACTCAATCTGCCCTTCCCTGCCGTCCAGGGAATACCCATTGAAGACACCTGTCCCAATGGGCAAGGGATATTTTAGCCAACCCGGGCCGCCGCGTCAAGGCTTTTTACAGTATTTTTTGCAGTGCGTCGTCAGAATGTCATTTGGCGGCAAGTAAATCAGCAGGTAGCGGCGCGCGTGCAATTTTCCCCTGTGATTTTTTTTGGCCTCAACGACAGAGCGTGTACCCTATTCAAAGGGTACACGCTCTGCCGTCCCCGTGAAGCTCACAAAAAACCTTGCGCCACAGCAGCACACCATAAGAGTTCTAGGGGTGAAGAGTTTTAGGGGGTGGGGGCGTGGGGGAGGAGACCCTTTTGCAAAAGGGTCCCTCCCCCACAAAGTTTTTCCAAAATTCGCCACGGGATCAGACCGCCCCGTCGTCTTTGTGCCCCAGCAGGGCACGCGCGTAATCCTCGCCATTGAAGGGGCGCAAGTCTTCGAGCTTTTCGCCCAATCCCACAAAGGTTATGGGCAGGTGGTGCTGCATGGCCACGGCAATGGCGACGCCGCCCTTGGCCGTGCCGTCCAGCTTGGTAATGATGAGTTCGTCCACCCCTGCAGCTTCCTTGAACAGTTTGGTCTGCGACAGGGCGTTCTGGCCCGTGGTCGCGTCAATGACCAAGATGCTGCGGTGGGGCGCTCCAGGATGCTTTTTGCCCAGCACCTGACGGATCTTGGTCAGTTCTTCCATAAGATTGACCTTGGTTTGCAGGCGGCCGGCCGTATCCACAAAAAGGACGTCCACGCCTTCCTTCACCGCCCTGTCCATGGCCTCGTACGCCACCGAGGCCGGGTCCGACCCCGGGGACTTGGCATGAAAGAGCGCGCCCACGCGTCCGGCCCAGACCTGCAGCTGCTCAATGGCGGCGGCGCGGAAGGTGTCGGCGGCGGCGATCATGACCTTTTTGCCCTGCATGCGCGCGCGGTGAGCCAGTTTGGCGATGGTCGTGGTTTTGCCCACGCCGTTGACGCCGATCATGAGCACAACTTCAGGGGGATTGACGGCGGCAATGCGGCGCGGCGCACGAAATATCTCTTCCACCTCGGCCATGAGCAGGGCGCGCATGCCCGACGCCTGGGTGACTTTTTCCTTGCGGGCCCGTTCCTTGAGGCGCTCCACCAGTTCCAGCGACGGTTCATAGCCGAGGTCGGCCATGATAAACAGTTCTTCAAGCTCTTCCCAGAAGGCGTCGTCAAGCTCGCCGTGGCTTGAAAACAGCGAATCCAGACCGCGCGCCAGTTGATCGCGCGTGCGGGCCAGACCTTCGGTTATCTTGATGAACAGACGGTTGCGCTCGTCTTCCTCGTCTTCCAGGTCAAGGGCCAGAGCCAGGCGGTACTGCAGTTCCGAGCGGAATTCCTCAACCTGGCGATACTCCATGCGCTGCGTCCAGGCGCGAAAATCGTCAACAAAGTCCTGTGCTTCCTGCGGCGGCGCTTCCAGCGCGCCAAGCAGAAAAGCAAGGCGCTGCCACAAAAGATCGCCCGTTGCATCAACGCCTTCCAGAACAATGCCAAGCCAGACAGAAAGGCGCGGCTCCGCCTCGCGCAGGCGCAGCGTCAGCGCTTCTTCCGCAGGACTTGCGGCGGCAGTGACCGGAACGGAGACGGAAGGTGCCGCGTCTACCCCTGCCGGGGAAGCAGATTCGGCAGCGGCGGTCTCCCCCTGATGGGGCGCAGCTTCAGGACTTTCAGTTTCAGACGCTTTTTGCGGCGGCGTTTCCGGCTGGCCAGGGGCCTTACCTTCCTTTAGGGCAGAAGAACCATCCTCTTGCTGAATCTGCGATTCCTGCTCCGCAGAGGATTCGGAGCCGAACATTTTTTTGATGGCTGAAAAAAATCCCATTCCCTCTCCTTATGGCTCGTGCCCGCGCAGACTTGTGCGCAGAGGCGGCATCCGGAGCGTGTTGCCCCGTAAAATACGCATTCCAAAATCTCAAGCACGGCCTTTTGCGCCAGACAGCAACAAAAAACCGTCCGGGCAATTCCAGCCTTCAGCGCAGGGCGTCCAGCACGGCCTCCAGAGCCAGAACGCACTCCTCGACCGCCAGCGTCGCGCGTTCCCTGTCGGGACAGTGCAAGGCCGTCTGCATATCCCTGGCCGCTGCGGCCAGACGCTCGGCTCCAAGGCAGGGAGCGGCCCGTTCCAGCAAATCTCCAAGGCGGCACAGCGCCGCGACGTCGCCAGCCGCGTACAGGCGGCCCATAAGCTCCGGCCCCTGGGCGAAGCTGTGCCGGAACAGTCCGGCGGTCACCTGCCAGGCGTGATCATGCCGACGCACAAAGGCCAGTCCCAGCGCGGGGCTCACAACCTCACCCGCCCCCAGGGGCGCGCTCAGGGGTTCGCTGGACTCCGCGCCGGGCGCATCTGCTCCATCCTCACGGCACGGGCTGACACGCTCGGCCTGAACCTGTTCACCGGGCGCGGCGGCTTCGGGCAAAGCCTCTGCCCCGGTGGCAGCCACAGCAGGTGCGCCGTCGGGAGGGGCGTCCTCGGGAGGGATGGCATCTGAGGAAGCGTCCGCAGGAGGGGCGTCATCGGGAAGAGCGCCATCGGAAAGAACGTCCTTCGGCTCGCGCCGGGGAGAACCCTGCACGCCGCCCTCGCCAGTTGCGTCGCGCTGCAAGCACGTCCGCCACAAAAAGGCCAGGGCCGCCGTCCAGCACAAAAAACTCAGCGCAAAGCGCCATGTTTCGCGCCGGGCCGTGAGGGCAGCGCCCTCCTGACTTACGCGCGGCGAAACATAGACCTCCACAGTGCCCACGGGCCGACCTTCCACGCGCAGCGGACTCAGGCCCGACACGGCCTCTTCATCAATTTCGTCATCCCAGGGCACAGGCTCCCACTGGTAATTGCGGCGCTGGCCCTCCAGCATGCCTTGCGGCGTCTGTACCTTGACGGCGTAGATGCTCTCGTCTTCCATGGCGGCCATGACAATGGTGCGCGCCGCCAGTTCGTCCACATCCCATGCGGGAACGGCCAGCAGGGCCGAAAGTTGCACGGCCGTGTTGCGCGCCTCGACGGCAAGACGCTCCCGGGCGGCTTCACGCTCTGCGCGTACCGTCCACAGGGCAGGCAACAACAGAGCCAGCAGACCGGCGCACCAAATGGCCAGCAAGATGCGGCCAGACGCAATTTTTGCACGCTGTGACATACTTTTCCCACAAAAAACGGATTGCGCGCCTTCTCAGGCGTTGCCACCAACTATAGGGGTGCGCGCCTTCTTGCGCAAGCGGCCTGCCAGAAGGGCCAGATCAGGATCGCGCAAAATCCCCAGGCACAGCATCCAGGCCAGTACGCCGCCCGTAATGGCCAGACAGAGCGAGGGCCACAGCCCCAGGGGTTCCGCTAAACGCACAAGCCCCCCGGCCGCAAGACCGGTAAGGCCCCCGGCCAGCACATGCCGCCACATATCCTTCCAGCCGGGCAGCCAGGGCGGCGCACAAAAGCGTTTGGACGCTGCAGGCCGCATCCGGTCGCCGTCATTTCCGTCTGGCCCGTCATTCCCGCATGGCCCGTCTGGCCCGTTTGGCAATGCCCTTTGCAAAAGGAGCAGCAGCAGACCGCACTGCAACCAGAGGCCAAGACTCACGGCCAGCGCCGGAGCCATGCCGCTGTGCTGCGGCCCGAGAACGCGGGTCAGAGCAAGCCCGGCGGCCAATGTGCCGCCCACAGCCCACAAGGCGCTCATAGCCGTGCGGCGCACAAGCCCAAGGGCGTTGCAGGCCGCCAGCAGCGAACGGTTGCAGGCAAAGGCGGGCAGGCCGGGCACATACGCCAGCAGGGCAAGGCCCGTGTCCCTGGCGGCCTGACTGTCAAAAGCGCCGTGCCCCAGCAGGCCCGTGACCAGTTGCGGCCCCACTGCCCACAATCCGGCGGCAGCTGGCAAGCTGAGCATGACGGTCAGACGCAGGGCCGTGGAAAGCTGCGCCGCGAACTGGGTAAAATCCTTTTCCGCCGCCAGTCGGCTCAGGGTCGGCAGACTGGCCATGCCAAGACAGACGCCCACGAGCCCAAGAGGCAGTTCAAGCAGCCGTTCGGCATAGTACAGGGCGGCCACCTGTCCCTGACCCAGTCCCGAAGCCAGCGTCATGGCGGCCAGCATGGCCAGCTGCGGCGCGGCTGCCCCAAGAACCCCGCCGGGCAGCAGGGCCAGGCAGCGCCATGCGCCAGCCGTGATTTCACGATCCGCACGGGCATCCGCAGTACTCGCGGCAGGCTGCGCGCCCGCGCGGCTCTCACTGGCAGCCGCGGCATGCGCGCGGGTCGCATGCTTTGGCAAAAGGCGGCGCACCGCCAGCCACTGCGCCAGCCACTGCGCCAAACCACCGCAAAGCATGCCCACCGCCAGCGCCTCGGCTGGCGGACAAAACCCCAATGCCGCCGCCACGGCGGCAAGCAGCATGACCAGGTTGAACAAAGCCGGAGACAGGGCGGGCAGCCAGAATACGCCCATGCTGTGCAGAAGGGCCATGCCCAGCGCAGCCATGCCCGCCGCCAGCACATAGGGCAGGCAGATGCGCAGCAGCACCACGGTGCGCTCCAGTTCCGGGCCGCTGAAACCGGGAGCCAGCATTCGCGCCAGCCAGGGCGCGGCCGCCATACCCAGCAGGGTCAGCAGCAAAAGCATAAGGCCAAGGCGCAGCGATAGGGCGCGGGCCAAGAGCCGCAGAACCCCGTTGCCGGATTTTTCCGCAGCGCCGTCGCAGGAGTCAAGGCGCAGGCCGTTGGGGAATCCGTAGCCCTGACGCAGACGCACCAGACTGGCCGTAAGCGTCATGGACAGGGAACCTTCGCCCAGCAGCCGTCGCAACACATGGGGCAGGCGCATGGCCGCCACCAGGGCGTCTGCGGCAGCGCCTCCGCCCAGAAGCCAGGCCATGCTCATGTCGCGCGCAAGCCCCAGCAGACGGGAAAAAAGCGCAAAACCGCCCAGAAGGGCCGCAGTGCGGGCCAGACCGGAGTTGGGCGTATTTTCTTGCTGACTGCGCATGGATGGCCTGCAAACCGGGTTTGGAACCGTCATTTCAAGTGCCGCCGTGGCAGCGTGCCAAGGCATCTGCCAAATTGTCTGTTACGGACGTAACCCGGCGAGGGCCGTCAGACCGTCACCCGACCTGACAGCCCCACAGTGACCCGGCGTAACGGCGTAGGCGCACTAAATCCGCGAGCAACGCGCCGAAGTGGGCATGGCGACCCCCTTAAGTGTTCATCTAGGGCCGATGCGGGTCCGGCTCGGATTTCCAGGAACGAACGACCTCGCGCACAAGGGCGTTCTGCTCTTGGGGCATATCCTTGAAGGATTCGGCGAACACGTGGATGCGCGTTCCCCCGCGTGGCGCGAACAGGCCTTTGACCCGGCACCAGCAGGGGTTCAGCAGAGTGCGCAGGTCATCCAGCACGTTGTTGGTGATGGTTTCCATAAAGGACTGATGGTTGCGAAAGGCGAACATATAGAGCTTGAAGCTTTTGGACTCAACGCAAAGCTCGTCGGGGATGTATTCAACGGTGATGGTGCCGCAGTCGGGCTGGCCCGTCACCGGACAGAGCGAGGTGAATTCGGGAAAGCTGATGCTGATGACATAGGGACGCTGCGGAAAACAATTGGGAAAGGCCTCCAGCTGGGCCACGCTCGGGCCCCCTTCCGGGGTGGCAAGACGGCCTGTGCCAAGTACCTTCAGGTCCTGGGTCTGATCCTGGCTACGAGTGGTCATGACTATGAACTCCTTGAAAAAGATGCCCCGCGCCATCCCAAACCGAGACGGTGCGGGCGCGTATGGGACTTGTAACCCATCGCGCTTGCGGCTACAATATTCTATTATACACTTGAATCCGATATCAGCCATGCGGATTTTCCGGAGCATGCATGAATATTCTGATGCACCTACACGCCTGCCAGCGCGGGCAAGTCCTGCCCCTTCTGCCTGCGGGCGCGCCCCTTGACGGACACATGACGGGCCATGGCCTCATGGCCCCGGAGCAGTGGGCCCTGCCCACGCTCGCGGTAGGAACCACCCTTTGCGGCGCTTGCGGCACAGCCCTGCTCAAAGTGACCGGGCGGGCATGGCTGGACGTGCCGGTCTGCCAGGGCGGCGCGGCCCAGGCCTGCGTCCTTGACGCCATGCGCCATGCCGCGCACTGCCTGCTGCTGACGGCGCTTACCGATCTGCCCGAAGGGCCGCTGGAACTGACCCCCCGCAAGGACGGGCACAGTCTGGCCTGGGTAACCCTTTCGGACAAGGGTTCGCGCGGCATGCGCCAGGACTTGAGCGGCCCCGCCATTGCCGAGGCCGTGGCCGCAGCCATGCCCCTGTGCCACAGCCAGGGTTTCGTGCTGCCCGATGAGCCTGTTCAGTTGCGCGCCCTGCTCACGGAACTGGCCCTGAGCCACGGCTATGACATCATCTGCACCACCGGCGGCACGGGCCTGTCCCCGCGCGACATCACGCCCCAGGTCACGGAAGCCCTGCTTGACGCCAGCCTGCCCGGCTTCACCCAGGCCATGATTGCGGCGAGCATGGCCAAAACGCCGCACGCCATCATATCGCGCGCCGCAGCGGGAATACTTGGGCAAAGCATCATCATCAACCTGCCGGGCAGCCGCAAGGCGGTTGTTGAAAATCTGGCGGCCGTGCTGCCCGCCCTGCCCCACGCCCTGAACAAGCTTCAGGGCGACATGGACGACTGCGGCGGCTAGGCAACGCCAACACAGCATATCCATTTTTGCGGGTTGCCGGTCAACCCAGGGACAGTTTTATCCTGCGGCCGCGCCGCGCACAGGCAATATGCCAGCAGTCGGGCGGGAACGGACATCAGAACTGCGCGCCCTGCTTACGAAATCGCCTCAAGGAGAAACCATGCGCTTCAAAAATCCCCTCGGCGGGGTGTCCCTGTCTGTGGACGCCCTGTCGGCGCCCTTCGGCAAGTTTACCGACGTCTGCCGCATGATCAAGATCGAGCATTCCGTCTTTGCCCTGCCCTACGCCTGGGCCGGGGCCGTGCTGGCTGCCCGTGGGCTGCCGCCGCTGTGGAGCCTCTTTTTTCTGACC
This DNA window, taken from Desulfovibrio sp. 86, encodes the following:
- a CDS encoding lipid II flippase MurJ; the protein is MRSQQENTPNSGLARTAALLGGFALFSRLLGLARDMSMAWLLGGGAAADALVAAMRLPHVLRRLLGEGSLSMTLTASLVRLRQGYGFPNGLRLDSCDGAAEKSGNGVLRLLARALSLRLGLMLLLLTLLGMAAAPWLARMLAPGFSGPELERTVVLLRICLPYVLAAGMAALGMALLHSMGVFWLPALSPALFNLVMLLAAVAAALGFCPPAEALAVGMLCGGLAQWLAQWLAVRRLLPKHATRAHAAAASESRAGAQPAASTADARADREITAGAWRCLALLPGGVLGAAAPQLAMLAAMTLASGLGQGQVAALYYAERLLELPLGLVGVCLGMASLPTLSRLAAEKDFTQFAAQLSTALRLTVMLSLPAAAGLWAVGPQLVTGLLGHGAFDSQAARDTGLALLAYVPGLPAFACNRSLLAACNALGLVRRTAMSALWAVGGTLAAGLALTRVLGPQHSGMAPALAVSLGLWLQCGLLLLLLQRALPNGPDGPCGNDGPDGNDGDRMRPAASKRFCAPPWLPGWKDMWRHVLAGGLTGLAAGGLVRLAEPLGLWPSLCLAITGGVLAWMLCLGILRDPDLALLAGRLRKKARTPIVGGNA
- a CDS encoding MogA/MoaB family molybdenum cofactor biosynthesis protein, whose protein sequence is MNILMHLHACQRGQVLPLLPAGAPLDGHMTGHGLMAPEQWALPTLAVGTTLCGACGTALLKVTGRAWLDVPVCQGGAAQACVLDAMRHAAHCLLLTALTDLPEGPLELTPRKDGHSLAWVTLSDKGSRGMRQDLSGPAIAEAVAAAMPLCHSQGFVLPDEPVQLRALLTELALSHGYDIICTTGGTGLSPRDITPQVTEALLDASLPGFTQAMIAASMAKTPHAIISRAAAGILGQSIIINLPGSRKAVVENLAAVLPALPHALNKLQGDMDDCGG
- the queF gene encoding preQ(1) synthase, with translation MTTRSQDQTQDLKVLGTGRLATPEGGPSVAQLEAFPNCFPQRPYVISISFPEFTSLCPVTGQPDCGTITVEYIPDELCVESKSFKLYMFAFRNHQSFMETITNNVLDDLRTLLNPCWCRVKGLFAPRGGTRIHVFAESFKDMPQEQNALVREVVRSWKSEPDPHRP